A part of Blastopirellula marina genomic DNA contains:
- a CDS encoding M56 family metallopeptidase yields MSILFDLFSTDIAQRIGWTLVHSLWQFTLLAGVVQIGLILLRNRTAESRYVLACVGLSVMLVASLITFWSPLAVNEVTKQTKEGQVAIASDEIPVTPQAGGLELPPEIRAEAVSPTEINPLADAVAANTLPTAPITDTLPKSQPVWHAAIFTPCLPWITLGWLSGVLLFSLRQAGGWLGVQRLRRVGISPVTLDVVELAERLRSRMKITRPVPLWHSTRVETPVVIGWLKPVILLPPSLVSGLTIPQVEAILAHELAHVRRHDYLVNLMQTAIETLLFYHPAVWWLSSRIRLERENCCDDMAIEVCGSRIDYAEALTAVEQGRHAPNLAMAVQGSSASQTLMRIRRILGVADRRSPSPSSLAAVLVVLLLSGTMLTSYVALADPPEKENQQEVKLVKDYPLDGLTIAAGFQPDDASIVLGQPTFLTFTVTNRGNQPYSFVIGEDNRGSIRHNNFHITAVDEKGQAVKDPYSYNNFGGIAREITLEPGDTHTERLFLNHWLAFEQPGKYRVTCQRTLENYGSQPQFSKLAIQSEFALEVLPYDRTKMQQAIDKLAVLIAQGKEDQLRDATIALASLDDPAVIAPLIKSAKQGDFLNKIPALEGLAKYSTEAATDALLLGLQDGDHAVRRAAANALRSAQKIDVATVALLQQLTSDSADLRASAARALGETKSKSVLGPLANALNDPESAVRCAAAISLGQLGGTSEAALLKQQLSKEDRQLRVAAADGLRQMTPENKLDPTWLTPTIRATTDINDQTFHESMRLIRLYSGEEAAPALIGCLDFDDPSTKNTYNFFLILAIHHCKNGPDCYYRWKHDPNRAGTPDEIENNRKIFAELKAFAAGGFVNADKLIERAGIELNKGQTDAAKLPDLFEAVPAGSKSYEIRAEVVALPRQANQLDTTIYYVPSKDAYYIQRDPLGSSTMTFYGPFPGDPRKIVAADETPNEKAEAPPKATTRQTDSSTSKSKSQEPALVVRPRDANGKPVSRAYLTLWRALESGEPDPVNTVNGPGGFGYYDPVIWQDEINNARWVRVRNAHPNDGRHGWDGESFHFDTLKPGRYRVTACTYRRQEKTPDPTPYGVSEPINYDGEAAITTFIAMLPGDANLTLQLRDQETNRPISRMAIRLRDGSGMPIVHGHGSGNFFERTDEDGRVHFAHLKSGTFTVQVLGKQASVNPFVQYEPLERFHPIDVIPGDNRFDLAVAPRTLDQAEIDQRFPFSIFGRVTDPSGNPLSEVTVRAATGVGTLRGGGHTTTDSEGKYHLYFGPGMHMKVDKEHAPLGVGVQAAHFTAEKPGWKLDADKGYLPYMMTDRKSEPFVAVGAKVDDTLQGVMTPELVIYPNNPRELNMVLKQAKE; encoded by the coding sequence ATGAGTATCCTCTTCGATCTGTTTTCGACCGACATCGCCCAGCGAATCGGCTGGACTTTGGTACATTCGCTGTGGCAATTCACGCTGCTTGCCGGTGTGGTCCAGATAGGCTTGATCCTCCTACGAAATCGCACGGCGGAGTCGCGTTACGTTCTCGCCTGTGTTGGCCTGTCAGTGATGCTAGTTGCCAGCTTGATCACGTTCTGGTCACCGCTCGCGGTGAACGAGGTGACCAAGCAAACCAAAGAAGGCCAGGTCGCAATCGCCTCAGACGAGATTCCCGTCACACCGCAAGCTGGTGGTCTTGAATTGCCGCCTGAAATTCGAGCGGAAGCGGTTAGTCCAACTGAAATCAATCCGCTCGCCGATGCGGTTGCTGCGAACACGCTTCCCACCGCGCCGATCACCGACACCCTACCGAAATCGCAGCCCGTATGGCATGCTGCGATTTTCACCCCTTGCTTACCATGGATCACACTAGGCTGGCTGAGCGGCGTGCTCCTGTTCTCGTTGCGACAGGCTGGTGGCTGGCTGGGAGTGCAGCGTTTACGACGCGTTGGCATTTCGCCAGTGACTCTTGATGTCGTCGAACTCGCCGAGCGTTTGCGCAGCCGAATGAAGATCACACGACCGGTTCCGTTGTGGCATTCGACTCGTGTTGAAACGCCGGTGGTGATCGGCTGGTTGAAACCGGTCATTCTGCTACCACCAAGCCTCGTAAGTGGCTTAACGATCCCGCAGGTCGAGGCGATCCTGGCCCACGAACTGGCCCATGTGCGGCGGCACGATTACCTGGTGAACTTGATGCAGACGGCTATCGAAACGCTGCTCTTCTATCATCCGGCCGTGTGGTGGTTGTCGTCGCGGATTCGGCTGGAACGAGAGAACTGCTGTGACGACATGGCGATTGAAGTGTGTGGCAGCCGCATTGATTACGCCGAAGCATTAACCGCCGTCGAGCAAGGCCGCCACGCACCGAACCTCGCGATGGCAGTGCAGGGGAGTTCCGCATCCCAGACACTGATGCGTATTCGACGTATCTTGGGCGTGGCCGATCGTCGTTCGCCAAGTCCCAGCAGCCTGGCCGCCGTGCTAGTCGTTCTTCTGTTATCAGGCACCATGCTCACCAGCTATGTCGCACTCGCCGATCCACCGGAGAAGGAGAATCAGCAAGAGGTAAAGCTGGTGAAAGATTATCCGCTGGACGGGCTGACCATCGCCGCTGGTTTCCAGCCCGACGACGCGTCGATTGTGCTGGGTCAACCTACGTTTCTTACGTTTACCGTTACCAATCGAGGCAACCAGCCATACTCGTTTGTCATCGGCGAGGATAACCGTGGATCGATTCGGCATAACAACTTTCATATCACGGCCGTCGATGAAAAAGGACAAGCCGTCAAAGACCCATACAGCTACAACAACTTCGGTGGGATCGCGCGCGAGATCACCCTTGAACCTGGCGACACGCACACGGAACGTTTGTTTCTCAATCATTGGTTGGCTTTCGAGCAACCGGGCAAGTACCGTGTGACGTGTCAACGAACGTTAGAAAACTACGGCAGCCAGCCACAATTTAGCAAGCTGGCGATCCAGTCGGAGTTTGCCTTGGAGGTGCTGCCGTACGATCGCACGAAGATGCAGCAAGCGATCGATAAGCTGGCCGTGTTGATCGCGCAAGGGAAAGAAGACCAACTCCGTGATGCGACGATCGCCCTAGCATCACTCGACGATCCAGCCGTTATCGCGCCGCTGATCAAGTCCGCAAAGCAGGGTGACTTCTTGAACAAAATACCAGCGTTGGAAGGCTTGGCGAAATACTCGACCGAAGCGGCAACCGATGCCCTACTGCTCGGCTTACAAGATGGCGACCACGCGGTCAGACGCGCCGCGGCCAATGCCCTGCGATCGGCCCAGAAGATCGATGTAGCAACGGTCGCATTGCTCCAGCAACTCACCAGCGATTCCGCAGACTTGCGGGCCTCGGCAGCGCGCGCCCTAGGGGAAACCAAATCGAAATCAGTGCTGGGGCCTTTGGCCAATGCCTTGAACGATCCCGAGTCTGCCGTCCGCTGTGCCGCGGCGATTTCGCTCGGCCAGTTGGGTGGTACGTCAGAAGCGGCCCTGCTGAAACAACAGCTGAGCAAAGAGGATCGCCAGCTACGTGTGGCGGCCGCGGATGGATTACGGCAGATGACGCCAGAGAACAAGCTCGATCCTACCTGGCTGACTCCCACGATTCGCGCAACGACCGACATAAACGATCAAACGTTTCATGAATCGATGCGGCTTATTCGATTGTACAGCGGCGAGGAAGCTGCCCCGGCACTGATTGGCTGCCTCGACTTCGACGATCCTTCGACGAAGAACACCTACAACTTCTTCCTCATCCTCGCGATCCATCACTGTAAGAACGGACCTGATTGCTATTACCGTTGGAAGCACGATCCGAACAGGGCCGGTACACCCGACGAGATTGAGAACAATCGAAAGATTTTCGCCGAACTTAAGGCCTTCGCCGCAGGTGGCTTCGTAAACGCCGACAAACTGATCGAACGAGCCGGCATCGAGCTAAACAAGGGACAGACGGACGCTGCCAAGCTCCCCGATCTGTTCGAGGCAGTTCCCGCCGGTTCCAAGTCGTACGAGATACGAGCGGAAGTCGTTGCGTTGCCGCGTCAGGCGAATCAACTCGATACAACCATCTATTACGTTCCGAGTAAGGATGCGTACTACATTCAGCGCGATCCACTTGGCTCGAGCACGATGACTTTCTACGGTCCGTTTCCTGGCGATCCGCGAAAGATTGTGGCGGCCGATGAAACGCCGAACGAAAAAGCAGAGGCTCCTCCGAAGGCGACGACACGTCAGACTGATTCATCAACATCAAAGAGTAAGTCGCAAGAGCCAGCCCTGGTGGTTCGGCCACGTGATGCCAATGGCAAACCGGTTTCGCGGGCGTATCTCACCTTGTGGCGAGCGTTGGAATCAGGCGAACCTGATCCTGTGAACACAGTCAACGGTCCGGGAGGCTTCGGCTATTACGACCCCGTGATTTGGCAAGACGAGATCAACAATGCCCGCTGGGTGCGTGTTCGGAACGCCCATCCAAACGACGGTCGACATGGATGGGACGGAGAATCGTTCCATTTCGACACGTTAAAGCCAGGTCGCTATCGTGTAACGGCTTGTACCTACCGACGTCAGGAGAAGACGCCTGATCCAACACCGTACGGTGTTAGCGAGCCGATCAATTACGATGGTGAAGCGGCAATTACCACATTCATTGCGATGCTTCCAGGCGATGCGAACTTAACGTTGCAGCTGCGCGATCAGGAGACCAATCGACCGATTTCCCGCATGGCAATTCGCCTTCGCGATGGCAGCGGCATGCCGATCGTGCATGGTCATGGAAGTGGTAACTTTTTCGAGCGGACCGACGAAGACGGAAGAGTTCATTTCGCTCATCTCAAGTCAGGCACATTCACCGTGCAGGTGTTGGGGAAGCAGGCTAGCGTCAATCCGTTTGTGCAGTACGAACCGCTGGAGAGGTTTCATCCCATCGACGTGATTCCAGGTGATAATCGCTTCGACTTGGCAGTTGCTCCGCGAACGCTGGATCAAGCCGAAATTGATCAACGGTTTCCGTTCTCGATTTTCGGTCGCGTCACCGATCCTTCAGGCAACCCACTTTCCGAAGTTACCGTACGTGCCGCGACCGGCGTGGGCACGCTCCGGGGAGGTGGCCACACGACAACCGATTCGGAGGGCAAGTACCACCTCTACTTCGGTCCCGGAATGCACATGAAGGTCGATAAAGAGCATGCCCCGCTTGGCGTTGGCGTTCAAGCGGCCCACTTCACCGCCGAGAAGCCTGGCTGGAAACTGGACGCCGACAAGGGCTATCTTCCGTACATGATGACCGATCGAAAATCGGAACCGTTCGTCGCCGTAGGAGCCAAAGTCGACGACACGCTGCAAGGGGTGATGACACCTGAGCTGGTGATCTATCCGAACAATCCACGCGAGCTGAATATGGTGCTGAAGCAAGCGAAGGAGTGA
- a CDS encoding BlaI/MecI/CopY family transcriptional regulator gives MPRRPSVQPTAVELEILNVLWEHGPCPLGEIHQQLTANGERAYSTTRKMVQVMRDKGLIVCDDSSRPQQYSAAEPKDQTQLSLLEDIVDRAFGGSTQNMLMSLLSAKRLTPDELTEMQRLVDEAKKQGKKK, from the coding sequence ATGCCGCGTCGACCTTCCGTGCAACCAACTGCCGTCGAGCTAGAGATCTTGAACGTGCTATGGGAGCATGGGCCCTGTCCGCTGGGCGAGATCCACCAGCAACTTACAGCCAACGGCGAGCGTGCCTATTCAACGACCCGCAAGATGGTTCAGGTGATGCGGGACAAGGGGCTGATCGTGTGTGATGATTCGTCTCGCCCGCAGCAGTATTCCGCGGCCGAGCCGAAAGATCAAACCCAGTTGAGCCTGTTGGAAGACATCGTCGATCGGGCGTTCGGCGGCAGTACCCAGAACATGTTGATGAGCCTGCTTTCGGCCAAACGGCTAACGCCGGACGAACTTACCGAAATGCAACGACTTGTCGACGAGGCTAAGAAGCAGGGAAAGAAGAAATGA
- a CDS encoding CPBP family intramembrane glutamic endopeptidase, with the protein MRQRYCPLFPELLRQLLFLLMLLALIVLLFRLIHHSPATQREDQLILVMVLVVFHLPALIRSPFYYFAAKRHTPDQIWYPRGSLYSEVYQLLTYAPLTLVLAVSYGRLWTFASIGFANQLPWTSSVYLGMLCFAVFAFTSEQLRKRLSRNEEDSLSTNNAMYLRSSLPRGRLAQALSAFQTAVFGPVFEEIVCRGFFVYYLGQLIGSPWVGVGFGLVVCVWLHWYQGVGRILPVVAFYFCTVLLLYGLLLFGSGLLGAIVFHILCNTSVVLALRNHAQSYVEFIKSCRTAETAKRRERQKDHIHVDVFDPDNFQPWPPVRSPEA; encoded by the coding sequence GTGCGTCAACGATATTGTCCCCTCTTTCCCGAACTGCTAAGGCAACTGCTATTCTTGCTGATGCTGCTGGCGTTGATCGTCTTGCTGTTCCGACTGATCCACCACTCCCCAGCCACGCAGCGCGAAGATCAATTGATTCTGGTGATGGTGTTGGTCGTCTTTCATCTCCCAGCCCTCATCCGTTCTCCTTTTTATTACTTCGCAGCCAAACGCCACACGCCAGATCAAATTTGGTATCCGCGTGGCTCGCTTTACAGCGAAGTGTATCAACTGCTGACCTACGCTCCGTTGACCTTGGTGCTTGCCGTCAGCTATGGGCGATTATGGACATTTGCCTCCATCGGATTTGCGAATCAGCTACCGTGGACCTCCTCGGTTTACTTGGGTATGCTCTGCTTCGCAGTCTTTGCCTTTACGAGCGAGCAACTGCGGAAACGACTATCCCGAAATGAAGAGGATTCGCTCTCGACCAACAACGCGATGTACTTACGATCGAGCTTGCCACGGGGCAGACTGGCCCAGGCGTTAAGTGCTTTTCAAACCGCAGTTTTCGGGCCTGTTTTTGAAGAGATCGTCTGTCGCGGTTTCTTCGTCTATTATCTCGGTCAGCTGATTGGCAGCCCCTGGGTAGGCGTCGGCTTTGGCCTGGTCGTTTGCGTGTGGCTGCATTGGTATCAAGGAGTCGGGCGCATCCTTCCGGTGGTTGCTTTCTACTTCTGCACCGTACTTCTGCTCTATGGGCTGCTGCTCTTCGGGTCAGGCCTACTGGGAGCCATCGTCTTTCATATTCTCTGCAATACGAGCGTGGTGCTGGCCCTGCGGAATCATGCCCAGTCGTACGTCGAGTTCATCAAGTCGTGCCGCACTGCGGAAACCGCCAAACGTCGAGAAAGACAGAAAGATCACATTCACGTGGACGTGTTCGACCCCGACAACTTCCAACCTTGGCCTCCCGTCCGTAGTCCTGAAGCTTAA
- a CDS encoding PAS domain-containing methyl-accepting chemotaxis protein codes for MPTVQSTPRRGSWSQFWSRKKIDRTLQLQQQLDEALAKIAAIDRSNAVIEFDMDGTILNANDNFLTTLGYTHEEVLGKHHRIFVDPQFAQTRDYQDFWKGLNQGQFYSERFKRIGKGGREVFIQATYNPVIGPDGKPYKVIKFATDVTEEVRVQEEATRLMNMVENLPTNLILADNDLVIRYMNPASLNSLRAIAHLLPVPVDQVLGSSIDLFHKNPEHQRRILANKANFPIKSTISLGDELLSLEVRAITNREGVEIGLMTTWQVITEQTKIRRQVGSLGEVGQTVAANVQDMGTAITEISESIGRTANLAMTAEEQSRTARQTIANLGDSSVEIEEVVTLICDLADQTNLLALNATIEAARAGEAGRGFAVVASEVKTLATSTQSATQTISERVNRIRTSIDGAIRSTNEIAKSVQEVSGNTTEVAAAIEEQSAIITTMGTTADELVKLSVELQKL; via the coding sequence GTGCCAACCGTTCAATCCACACCGCGTCGTGGTTCCTGGTCGCAGTTTTGGTCTCGTAAGAAAATCGATCGTACCCTGCAACTCCAGCAGCAACTCGACGAGGCGTTGGCGAAGATAGCTGCGATTGATCGCTCTAACGCGGTCATCGAATTCGATATGGACGGTACGATACTCAACGCGAACGACAATTTCTTGACGACGCTTGGATACACCCATGAGGAAGTCTTGGGCAAGCACCATCGCATTTTCGTCGATCCTCAATTCGCCCAAACTCGTGATTACCAAGACTTTTGGAAGGGGCTGAACCAAGGCCAATTTTACAGCGAGCGTTTCAAGCGGATCGGCAAGGGGGGCCGCGAGGTCTTCATCCAGGCAACCTACAATCCGGTAATCGGGCCCGATGGCAAACCATATAAAGTCATTAAGTTTGCAACGGATGTAACCGAAGAAGTCCGCGTCCAAGAGGAAGCCACGCGGCTTATGAACATGGTCGAGAATCTACCGACAAATCTGATTCTGGCCGACAACGACTTGGTTATTCGCTATATGAATCCCGCTTCGTTGAACTCGCTACGAGCGATCGCACATCTCCTGCCGGTTCCGGTTGATCAAGTCCTTGGCAGTTCGATCGATCTGTTCCATAAGAATCCGGAACACCAACGTCGCATCTTAGCCAACAAGGCCAATTTCCCGATCAAATCGACGATTTCGTTGGGAGACGAACTCCTATCGCTTGAAGTTCGGGCGATTACCAATCGCGAAGGTGTGGAGATTGGGTTGATGACAACCTGGCAGGTTATTACCGAACAAACGAAAATCCGGCGACAGGTCGGTTCATTAGGCGAAGTCGGTCAGACAGTCGCTGCCAATGTGCAAGACATGGGAACTGCGATCACCGAAATCTCGGAGAGCATCGGTCGAACGGCAAACCTCGCCATGACCGCGGAAGAACAATCGAGGACTGCCCGCCAAACGATCGCGAACCTAGGAGACTCAAGTGTTGAGATTGAAGAGGTGGTCACTCTGATTTGTGATTTGGCCGATCAAACGAATTTATTGGCGTTAAACGCCACCATTGAAGCGGCCAGGGCTGGGGAAGCGGGGCGTGGATTCGCTGTCGTTGCCTCGGAAGTCAAAACCTTGGCCACCAGTACGCAGTCCGCAACCCAAACAATTTCGGAACGGGTCAACCGTATTCGCACCAGCATCGATGGGGCCATTCGGTCGACCAACGAAATCGCCAAGAGCGTGCAGGAAGTCAGCGGCAACACCACCGAAGTCGCCGCCGCGATTGAAGAACAATCGGCGATTATCACTACCATGGGCACGACCGCCGATGAGTTGGTGAAATTGAGCGTGGAACTGCAAAAGCTGTAA
- a CDS encoding DUF3524 domain-containing protein, whose amino-acid sequence MHILALEPYYGGSHQAFLDGWSRVSSLTWTKLTLPAHHWKWRMRHAPMTFAEQLKSQPPQEFDFLFCSDMLNLATLRGLAPQHIANLPAVVYFHENQLTYPDAYRTERDFHYAFDNIQTMVAAEESWFNSAYHRDEFLAQARAFLRKFPDYSLESQWDEAAARVRVVPPGLPEIETPRRTLTAQSPHIVWAARWEHDKNPDDFFAALRRLKRGGEVFRLSVVGESFRDVPPVFTEARTEFAHEIEQWGFLPSHADYLALLQSADIFVSTAVHEFFGISAAEAILSGCVPVLPRRLAYPELVGDRSHLLYDTTVESLSNHLHQLIHDLSFCEKAIEQSRDAAHALTALRWATLAPLCDHRLISVKRCD is encoded by the coding sequence ATGCACATCCTGGCCTTAGAACCGTACTATGGCGGCAGTCACCAAGCTTTTCTCGACGGCTGGAGCCGTGTTAGCTCGCTGACATGGACCAAGCTGACGCTGCCGGCCCATCACTGGAAGTGGCGGATGCGGCATGCGCCAATGACATTCGCCGAACAGTTAAAGTCACAGCCGCCGCAAGAATTCGATTTCCTTTTCTGTAGCGACATGCTGAACCTGGCAACTTTGCGAGGACTTGCGCCGCAACACATCGCTAATTTGCCAGCGGTTGTTTACTTTCACGAAAACCAACTTACCTATCCGGATGCTTACCGAACCGAGCGTGACTTTCATTACGCGTTCGATAACATTCAAACGATGGTTGCCGCCGAAGAATCTTGGTTTAACTCGGCCTACCATCGGGACGAGTTCCTCGCCCAGGCTCGGGCGTTCTTGCGGAAGTTCCCGGATTACTCGCTGGAGTCGCAGTGGGACGAAGCAGCCGCGCGGGTTCGCGTCGTTCCGCCAGGCTTGCCGGAGATCGAGACGCCACGTCGCACGCTCACCGCGCAATCGCCGCACATCGTCTGGGCGGCGCGGTGGGAGCACGATAAGAATCCCGATGACTTTTTCGCAGCCCTACGTCGACTCAAGAGGGGAGGGGAGGTCTTTCGTTTGAGTGTCGTCGGGGAATCGTTTCGCGACGTGCCGCCCGTGTTTACAGAGGCGCGGACGGAATTCGCCCACGAGATCGAGCAGTGGGGCTTTCTTCCGAGTCACGCCGATTACCTGGCTTTACTACAATCCGCCGACATCTTCGTTTCGACGGCCGTGCACGAGTTCTTTGGTATCTCCGCCGCCGAGGCCATTCTCTCAGGCTGTGTCCCGGTACTGCCGCGGCGGTTGGCCTACCCGGAACTGGTGGGCGATCGATCCCACCTTCTGTACGACACCACGGTCGAGTCGCTCTCGAACCACCTACACCAGCTGATCCATGACCTCTCGTTTTGTGAAAAAGCGATCGAACAAAGTCGAGACGCGGCCCACGCGTTGACGGCCCTTCGCTGGGCGACTCTGGCACCACTTTGCGATCACCGACTCATCTCGGTCAAGCGTTGCGATTAG
- a CDS encoding right-handed parallel beta-helix repeat-containing protein → MADLDRLWRRIFALAFVWLLVASPAIAQTVDPTAPGVVSGAAPITVGLSEGLWGNYLPRVSFQHRTEGAGYDYSFSDLRAWVPLYESADSQSLTFFDSAVLLANDSKVGMNAVIGQRFYFEELDRTFGGYVGYDNRDTGNQTVSQIATGFESLGRIDFRANAYLPTDDRSMQIGSSSFFNPSYVGNNIQLSESFLSETAMRGFDAELGGAVPHFGDYLRAYFGAYNYQAGAQPQAWGWKTRLESHLSDQMRLYLTVTNDQVFDTNVVFGVSLFWPGTRARRTPRYDDMLTRMDEPLIRKEVVTVNRFTKTESTLAINTTTSAAQRVVHVDPNAAAGGDGTVENPYSSLALAQGGSQADDIVFVHPNNGGTSTNLDSGIVLQDRQRLLASTTQHTFTATQGTFDLPGYEAGSKPVLDSSGVTVQLANGNEVSGFRFDDPGDTAISGGTVNGFNINNNTFAHSGLNSTSSIFVSDLRGDGVIRDNTITTSASASSGDAISIASAGTAKITIADNTISRNLSVGGNDAIQIEALAGSDLEFAINNNQISNFLAAGGYGINLISNGNSITGSASDNTITNGLTISVLDYGIYADIREGTSNLTFDNNTFNTFASAQLLDAGIYVRNYTSDDTTTTITDNKIGVASSVAIGNGIYVYSSRGGTDNVILKNNTLNSSFAGGLSTGVRLYSLGYNTVLNANVQDNVISGTYGTYGLFVDNYGTSAVNLRVRNNTIDGNTSLRTDDNTLTYFEVFNGQSVPGNLTVSDITSQNTISGSTTIFDFPGSNSLRVAPNSLPIPE, encoded by the coding sequence TTGGCGGATCTAGATCGATTGTGGCGGCGAATCTTTGCCTTGGCGTTCGTGTGGCTTTTGGTCGCCTCACCGGCGATCGCCCAGACAGTAGACCCAACCGCTCCGGGAGTGGTCTCGGGCGCTGCCCCAATTACGGTCGGTCTTTCCGAAGGTCTGTGGGGAAACTATTTGCCGCGGGTTTCGTTCCAACATCGCACCGAGGGTGCTGGCTACGACTATTCGTTTTCCGATCTGCGAGCCTGGGTGCCGCTTTATGAGTCGGCTGATTCGCAAAGCCTGACCTTCTTCGATTCGGCCGTGCTGCTGGCGAACGACTCGAAGGTCGGTATGAATGCCGTCATTGGGCAGCGTTTCTACTTCGAAGAACTCGATCGCACATTCGGCGGCTACGTCGGTTACGACAATCGCGATACGGGCAATCAAACGGTCAGCCAGATTGCCACCGGCTTTGAATCGCTAGGACGTATCGATTTCCGGGCGAACGCTTATCTACCCACCGATGACCGTTCGATGCAGATCGGCAGCAGCAGCTTCTTTAACCCCAGCTACGTCGGCAACAACATCCAACTCTCCGAGTCGTTCCTCTCGGAAACCGCGATGCGAGGCTTCGATGCGGAACTAGGGGGCGCGGTGCCACACTTCGGCGACTACCTGCGGGCCTACTTCGGGGCGTATAACTACCAGGCCGGTGCCCAACCTCAAGCTTGGGGTTGGAAGACACGCCTCGAAAGCCACCTCAGCGATCAAATGCGGCTTTATTTGACGGTCACGAACGACCAGGTCTTCGATACGAACGTGGTGTTTGGTGTCTCGTTGTTCTGGCCTGGAACGCGTGCCCGTCGCACGCCACGTTACGACGACATGCTGACACGGATGGACGAACCGCTGATTCGTAAGGAAGTGGTCACCGTCAATCGCTTTACCAAAACGGAAAGCACCTTGGCGATCAACACCACCACCAGCGCCGCCCAGCGGGTGGTCCATGTCGATCCCAACGCCGCGGCCGGCGGTGATGGTACCGTCGAGAATCCGTACAGCAGCCTGGCCCTTGCTCAAGGTGGATCGCAAGCCGATGATATCGTGTTCGTTCATCCGAATAACGGCGGTACTTCGACCAATCTTGATTCCGGCATCGTGCTGCAAGATCGCCAGCGGTTGTTAGCTTCGACAACGCAGCATACGTTCACGGCCACGCAAGGCACGTTCGATCTGCCCGGCTACGAAGCTGGTAGCAAACCGGTGCTCGACTCGAGCGGTGTTACCGTACAACTGGCCAATGGGAACGAAGTCTCTGGTTTCCGATTTGACGATCCCGGCGATACGGCAATCAGCGGCGGCACGGTCAACGGATTCAACATCAACAACAACACGTTCGCACACAGTGGTCTTAACAGCACGAGCAGTATTTTCGTCAGCGACCTGCGTGGTGACGGCGTGATCCGCGATAACACAATTACCACCTCGGCGAGTGCCAGTAGTGGCGACGCGATATCGATCGCTTCCGCGGGAACCGCCAAGATTACCATCGCCGACAACACCATTTCGCGTAATCTGAGCGTCGGTGGAAACGACGCGATTCAGATCGAGGCGCTGGCCGGATCTGACTTGGAGTTTGCGATCAACAACAACCAAATCAGCAACTTCCTCGCCGCAGGCGGATATGGGATCAACCTGATTTCCAACGGTAATAGCATCACCGGTTCGGCTTCGGACAACACGATTACCAACGGCCTTACGATCTCGGTCCTTGATTATGGTATCTATGCAGATATCCGCGAGGGTACCTCGAACCTGACCTTCGACAACAATACCTTTAACACCTTCGCTTCGGCTCAACTATTGGATGCAGGCATCTACGTTCGGAATTACACCTCGGACGATACCACCACCACCATCACCGACAACAAGATTGGTGTCGCCTCTTCTGTGGCAATCGGTAACGGCATCTACGTCTATTCGTCCCGTGGGGGAACGGATAACGTAATTCTGAAGAACAATACCCTCAACAGTTCGTTTGCTGGTGGTTTGAGTACTGGCGTGCGATTGTACTCCCTCGGCTACAACACAGTCTTAAATGCCAACGTACAAGACAATGTTATCAGCGGAACCTACGGTACCTACGGTTTGTTTGTGGACAACTACGGAACCTCGGCAGTTAATTTGAGAGTGCGAAACAACACGATTGACGGCAACACCAGCCTTCGTACCGATGACAACACTTTGACCTACTTTGAAGTGTTCAATGGTCAGTCCGTTCCTGGCAATTTGACGGTGTCCGACATCACCTCGCAAAATACGATTTCGGGCAGCACAACCATCTTCGACTTCCCAGGCTCAAACTCGCTACGAGTGGCCCCGAACAGCTTGCCCATTCCGGAATAG